In the genome of Pseudomonas sp. P5_109, one region contains:
- a CDS encoding polyamine ABC transporter substrate-binding protein has protein sequence MLRSLKFTALALGMMGAAHAMAAGPDLTVVSFGGANKAAQVKAFYAPWEAAGNGKIVAGEYNGEMAKVKAMVDTKSVSWDLVEVESPELSRGCDEDMFEQLDPALFGKTEDYVKGAIQPCGVGFFVWSTVLAYNADKLKTAPTSWADFWDTKQFPGKRGLRKGAKYTLEFALMADGVAPKDVYKVLAGKDGQDRAFKKLDELKPNIQWWEAGAQPPQYLASGDVVMSSAYNGRIAAVQKESNLKVVWNGGIYDFDAWAIPKGLDAKRAEAAKKFIAYSVQPQQQKTYSENIAYGPANTQAVPLLAKDVLKDMPTTPENIANQVQIDVSFWADNGEQLEQRFNAWAAK, from the coding sequence ATGTTGAGATCCCTGAAATTCACCGCTTTGGCACTGGGCATGATGGGCGCGGCACACGCAATGGCGGCCGGCCCGGACCTGACCGTGGTGTCCTTTGGCGGGGCGAACAAGGCGGCTCAGGTCAAAGCCTTCTACGCACCGTGGGAAGCGGCAGGCAACGGCAAGATCGTGGCCGGTGAGTACAACGGCGAAATGGCCAAGGTCAAGGCCATGGTCGACACCAAGAGCGTGTCCTGGGATCTGGTAGAGGTTGAATCGCCAGAACTGTCCCGTGGTTGCGACGAAGACATGTTCGAGCAACTGGACCCTGCGTTGTTCGGCAAGACCGAAGACTACGTCAAGGGCGCCATCCAGCCTTGCGGCGTGGGCTTCTTCGTATGGTCGACCGTGCTGGCCTACAACGCCGACAAGCTGAAAACCGCGCCGACCAGCTGGGCGGATTTCTGGGATACCAAGCAGTTTCCGGGCAAGCGTGGCCTGCGTAAAGGCGCCAAGTACACCCTGGAATTCGCACTGATGGCCGACGGCGTTGCGCCCAAAGACGTCTACAAAGTGCTGGCCGGCAAAGACGGTCAGGACCGCGCGTTCAAGAAGCTCGATGAACTCAAGCCGAACATCCAGTGGTGGGAAGCCGGCGCACAACCGCCGCAATACCTCGCCTCCGGTGACGTGGTCATGAGCTCGGCGTACAACGGTCGTATCGCAGCCGTGCAGAAAGAAAGCAATCTGAAAGTGGTGTGGAACGGCGGCATCTACGACTTCGACGCATGGGCCATTCCAAAAGGCCTGGACGCCAAGCGTGCTGAAGCGGCGAAGAAATTCATCGCTTACTCGGTACAGCCACAGCAGCAGAAGACCTACTCGGAAAACATCGCCTACGGCCCGGCTAACACCCAAGCCGTACCGTTGCTGGCCAAGGATGTCCTGAAAGACATGCCGACCACCCCGGAAAACATCGCCAACCAGGTGCAGATCGACGTCAGCTTCTGGGCTGACAACGGCGAGCAACTGGAACAGCGCTTCAATGCCTGGGCTGCGAAATAA
- a CDS encoding response regulator transcription factor translates to MILNLEKNVIRVLVAEDHTIVREGIKQLIGLAKDLLVVGEASNGEQLLDTLRHVPCEVVLLDISMPGVNGLEAIPRIRALNNPPAILVLSMHDEAQMAARALKVGAAGYATKDSDPALLLTAIRKVAAGGRYIDPELADRMVFEVGLTDSRPLHSLLSEREFSVFERLAQGANVNDIAQQLALSSKTISTHKARLMQKLNITSLAELVKYAMEHKLL, encoded by the coding sequence ATGATCTTGAATCTGGAGAAGAACGTGATCCGTGTACTGGTAGCCGAAGACCACACCATCGTCCGTGAAGGCATCAAGCAGTTGATCGGCCTGGCCAAGGACTTGCTGGTGGTGGGGGAGGCGAGCAATGGCGAGCAGTTACTCGACACCTTGCGTCATGTGCCCTGCGAAGTGGTGTTGCTGGACATCTCCATGCCGGGCGTCAACGGCCTGGAAGCCATTCCGCGGATTCGCGCCCTGAACAATCCGCCGGCGATCCTGGTGTTGTCGATGCACGACGAAGCACAGATGGCTGCCCGGGCACTCAAGGTTGGGGCGGCGGGTTATGCGACCAAGGACAGCGACCCGGCGCTGCTGCTGACGGCCATTCGCAAGGTGGCGGCAGGCGGGCGTTACATCGACCCGGAACTGGCCGACCGCATGGTTTTCGAGGTCGGCCTGACCGACTCGCGTCCATTGCACTCGTTGCTCTCCGAGCGCGAATTTTCCGTGTTCGAGCGCCTGGCCCAGGGCGCCAACGTCAACGACATAGCCCAGCAACTGGCGCTGAGCAGCAAGACCATCAGCACCCACAAGGCGCGGCTGATGCAAAAGCTCAACATCACCTCGCTGGCGGAACTGGTGAAGTACGCGATGGAGCACAAACTCCTCTGA
- a CDS encoding ABC transporter ATP-binding protein, which yields MSQVDSSAGANDVLVSFRGVQKSYDGENLIVKDLNLDIRKGEFLTLLGPSGSGKTTSLMMLAGFETPTAGEILLAGRAINNVPPHKRDIGMVFQNYALFPHMTVAENLAFPLTVRGMNKSDVSARVKRVLSMVQLDAFAQRYPAQLSGGQQQRVALARALVFEPQLVLMDEPLGALDKQLREHMQMEIKHLHQRLGVTVVYVTHDQGEALTMSDRVAVFHQGEIQQIAPPRTLYEEPKNTFVANFIGENNRLNGRLHSQTGDRCIVELGRGEKVEALAVNVGQTGEPVTLSIRPERVSLNGSSDQCVNRFSGRVEEFIYLGDHVRVRMEVCGKTDFFVKQPIAELDPSLAVGDVVPLGWQVEHVRALDPLLEAN from the coding sequence ATGAGCCAGGTTGATTCAAGCGCAGGGGCCAATGATGTTCTGGTCAGCTTTCGTGGAGTGCAGAAGAGCTACGACGGCGAGAACCTGATCGTCAAGGACCTCAACCTGGACATTCGCAAAGGCGAATTCCTCACGTTGCTCGGGCCGTCCGGTTCCGGCAAGACCACCAGCCTGATGATGCTCGCCGGCTTTGAAACGCCGACCGCGGGCGAGATCCTGTTGGCCGGGCGCGCCATCAACAACGTGCCGCCGCACAAGCGCGACATCGGCATGGTGTTCCAGAACTACGCATTGTTCCCGCACATGACGGTGGCCGAGAACCTGGCGTTCCCGCTGACCGTGCGCGGCATGAACAAGAGCGACGTCAGTGCGCGGGTCAAGCGCGTGCTGAGCATGGTCCAGCTCGATGCCTTTGCCCAGCGCTACCCGGCGCAGCTTTCCGGCGGTCAGCAACAGCGTGTGGCATTGGCCCGCGCGCTGGTGTTCGAGCCGCAACTGGTGCTGATGGACGAACCCCTCGGCGCACTCGACAAACAACTGCGTGAACACATGCAGATGGAAATCAAGCACCTGCACCAGCGCCTGGGCGTCACCGTGGTCTACGTGACCCACGATCAGGGCGAAGCCTTGACCATGTCCGACCGTGTGGCGGTGTTCCATCAGGGCGAAATCCAGCAGATCGCGCCGCCGCGCACTCTCTATGAAGAGCCGAAAAACACCTTCGTCGCCAACTTCATCGGCGAGAACAACCGCCTCAATGGCCGACTGCACAGCCAAACCGGCGACCGTTGCATTGTCGAGCTCGGACGCGGTGAAAAAGTCGAAGCCCTGGCGGTCAACGTCGGCCAGACCGGCGAGCCGGTGACCCTGTCCATTCGTCCGGAGCGAGTGAGCCTCAATGGCTCCAGCGACCAATGCGTCAACCGCTTCTCCGGGCGGGTCGAGGAATTCATCTATCTGGGCGACCACGTCCGGGTGCGCATGGAAGTCTGCGGCAAGACCGACTTCTTCGTGAAACAACCGATTGCCGAGCTTGATCCCTCGCTTGCGGTCGGCGACGTGGTACCGCTTGGCTGGCAGGTCGAGCACGTTCGTGCACTCGATCCGCTTCTAGAGGCGAACTGA
- a CDS encoding DnaJ domain-containing protein, producing MLWPGTLIGAGAGFAIASIPGAILGALLGQALDRRLHLQSWGQLREKLGGRPVLRNDELLFVLLGRLAKCDGQVMAGHIDQARAEMRALDMSGPAQRRAIAAFNRGKSGRDRLRGYLRRLSAQPHAAEGVLRACWRMVWADGRAGSSERELIGQWGQWLGWTTYQVQALAHDYEPQKRPVGNSVPSYQDALRLLGVSATTEPAQIKRAYRRLLSRHHPDKIAGSGATALQVREATERTRELHSAYTLIRERRDFR from the coding sequence ATGCTGTGGCCAGGGACTCTGATCGGAGCCGGAGCGGGTTTTGCCATAGCCAGCATTCCGGGGGCCATTCTTGGCGCGTTGTTGGGGCAGGCGCTGGATCGGCGCTTGCACCTGCAGAGCTGGGGGCAGTTGCGGGAAAAGCTGGGCGGTCGCCCGGTATTGCGTAACGATGAATTACTGTTTGTCTTGTTGGGGCGCCTGGCCAAGTGCGACGGCCAGGTGATGGCCGGGCACATTGATCAGGCCCGGGCGGAAATGCGCGCGCTGGACATGTCCGGGCCGGCCCAGCGTCGTGCGATTGCCGCGTTCAATCGCGGCAAGTCGGGCCGCGACCGGTTGCGCGGTTATCTGCGTCGCCTGAGTGCCCAACCCCATGCGGCAGAAGGCGTGTTGCGCGCCTGTTGGCGGATGGTATGGGCCGATGGTCGGGCCGGTAGCAGTGAGCGCGAGCTGATCGGCCAATGGGGCCAGTGGCTGGGCTGGACGACCTATCAGGTACAGGCGCTGGCTCATGACTATGAACCGCAGAAGCGGCCCGTGGGCAACAGTGTGCCAAGTTATCAGGACGCCTTGAGGCTTCTGGGGGTGTCGGCCACCACTGAACCGGCGCAGATCAAGCGTGCTTACCGGCGCCTGCTCAGTCGCCATCACCCGGACAAGATTGCCGGCAGTGGGGCGACGGCTTTGCAGGTTCGTGAGGCGACAGAGCGAACGCGTGAGCTGCATAGCGCCTATACGCTGATTCGGGAGCGGCGGGATTTTCGCTAG
- a CDS encoding ABC transporter permease, with protein sequence MLSPYMSPIERVWFYSLRILCGLILLFLILPVLVIIPLSFNSGSFLVYPLQGFSLQWYHDFFASAEWMRALKNSIIVAPAATVLAMVFGTLAAIGLTRGDFPGKALVMALVISPMVVPVVIIGVASYLFFAPLGLGNSFFSLIVVHAVLGVPFVIITVSATLQGFNHNLVRAAASLGASPLTTFRRVTLPLIAPGVISGALFAFATSFDEVVVTLFLAGPEQATLPRQMFSGIRENLSPTIAAAATLLIAFSVILLLTLEWLRGRSEKLRTAQV encoded by the coding sequence ATGCTGAGTCCTTATATGTCGCCCATCGAACGGGTGTGGTTCTACAGCTTGCGGATTCTCTGCGGCTTGATTCTGTTGTTCCTGATCCTGCCGGTGCTGGTGATCATTCCACTGTCGTTCAACTCCGGCAGCTTCCTGGTGTACCCGCTGCAGGGCTTCTCGCTGCAGTGGTATCACGACTTCTTCGCTTCGGCGGAATGGATGCGCGCCCTGAAGAACAGCATCATCGTCGCCCCGGCGGCCACGGTGCTGGCGATGGTCTTCGGTACGTTGGCGGCCATTGGCCTGACCCGTGGCGACTTCCCTGGCAAGGCGCTGGTGATGGCGCTGGTCATTTCGCCAATGGTGGTGCCGGTGGTGATCATCGGTGTGGCCAGTTACTTGTTCTTCGCACCGCTGGGGTTGGGCAACAGCTTCTTCTCGCTGATCGTGGTGCATGCGGTGTTGGGTGTGCCGTTCGTGATCATTACCGTGTCGGCGACCTTGCAGGGGTTCAACCACAATCTGGTACGGGCCGCCGCGAGCCTGGGCGCTTCGCCGCTGACTACGTTCCGCCGGGTGACCTTGCCGCTGATTGCCCCGGGCGTGATCTCGGGGGCGTTGTTTGCCTTCGCGACGTCGTTCGATGAGGTGGTGGTGACGCTGTTCCTCGCAGGTCCCGAGCAAGCGACCCTGCCACGGCAGATGTTCAGCGGTATCCGCGAGAACCTCAGTCCGACCATCGCCGCCGCCGCGACGCTGCTGATTGCCTTCTCGGTGATCCTGCTGCTGACCCTGGAATGGCTGCGTGGGCGTAGCGAGAAACTGCGTACCGCGCAGGTCTGA
- the murU gene encoding N-acetylmuramate alpha-1-phosphate uridylyltransferase MurU, which yields MKAMILAAGKGERMRPLTLTTPKPLVRAGGVPLIEYHLRALAAAGFTDIVINHAWLGQQIEDYLGDGSRYGVSIQYSAEGEPLETGGGIFRALPLLGDEAFVVVNGDIWTDYDFSVLHQPINGLAHLVLAGNPPHHPAGDFSLVGNQVHDGQPQAATLTYSGIAVLHPQLFDGCTAGAFKLAPLLRKAMADGQVTGEQLRGHWVDVGTHERLAEVEALIEASR from the coding sequence ATGAAGGCAATGATTCTGGCCGCGGGCAAAGGCGAGCGCATGCGCCCGCTGACCCTGACCACGCCAAAACCGTTGGTGCGTGCCGGTGGCGTACCGCTGATCGAATATCACCTGCGAGCGCTGGCCGCCGCCGGGTTCACCGACATCGTGATCAATCATGCCTGGCTGGGCCAACAGATCGAAGACTACCTGGGCGATGGTTCGCGCTATGGCGTGAGCATTCAGTACTCGGCGGAAGGTGAGCCCCTGGAAACCGGCGGCGGGATTTTCCGCGCGCTGCCGTTGTTGGGGGATGAAGCGTTTGTCGTGGTCAATGGCGACATCTGGACCGATTACGACTTCAGCGTGCTGCATCAGCCCATCAATGGCTTGGCGCATCTGGTCCTGGCCGGCAACCCGCCGCATCATCCGGCGGGGGACTTCAGCCTGGTCGGAAACCAGGTGCACGACGGTCAGCCGCAGGCCGCCACCCTGACCTACAGCGGTATCGCCGTGTTGCATCCGCAATTGTTCGACGGTTGCACGGCGGGGGCCTTCAAGCTCGCACCGCTGTTGCGCAAGGCCATGGCCGACGGTCAAGTGACCGGCGAGCAATTGAGGGGGCACTGGGTGGATGTCGGCACCCACGAGCGTCTGGCCGAAGTTGAAGCATTAATAGAAGCGAGCCGCTGA
- a CDS encoding ABC transporter permease: protein MAIAVPLNEGTSPTLKQRLKHAERVNRWKAQALIAPLVLFLLLVFLVPIVALLYKSVGNPEVVGGMPRTVTAIASWDGRGLPAEPVYKAAAEDLAEARKNQTLGDLSKRLNMELAGYRSLLTKTARALPLATEPASYKEALEGLDERWGDPAYWQAVRRNTSSITPYYLLAAVDHRIDDLGEIAPATPDQAIYLDIFARTFWMGLIITVICLVLAYPLAYLLANLPSRQSNLLMILVLLPFWTSILVRVAAWIVLLQSGGLINSGLMAMGIIDKPIELVFNRVGVYISMVHILLPFMILPIYSVMKGISPTYMRAAISLGCHPFASFWRVYFPQTYAGVGAGCLLVFILAIGYYITPALLGSPNDQMVSYFVAFYTNTSINWGMATALGGLLLLATVVLYLIYSWLVGASRLRLS from the coding sequence ATGGCTATCGCCGTTCCCCTGAACGAGGGCACCAGCCCCACCTTGAAGCAGCGGCTCAAGCACGCCGAGCGGGTCAACCGCTGGAAGGCCCAGGCGTTGATCGCGCCGCTGGTGCTGTTTCTGTTGCTGGTGTTCCTGGTGCCGATCGTGGCGCTGCTCTACAAAAGCGTTGGCAATCCGGAAGTGGTCGGCGGCATGCCGCGCACCGTGACGGCCATCGCCAGTTGGGACGGCCGCGGCCTGCCCGCTGAACCGGTTTACAAAGCAGCGGCCGAAGACCTCGCCGAGGCTCGCAAGAATCAGACCCTGGGCGATCTGTCCAAGCGCCTGAACATGGAACTGGCCGGCTACCGCAGCCTGCTGACCAAAACCGCCCGCGCCTTGCCGCTCGCCACTGAGCCGGCTTCTTATAAAGAAGCGCTGGAAGGTCTCGATGAGCGCTGGGGCGACCCGGCCTACTGGCAAGCGGTGCGCCGCAACACCAGCAGCATCACTCCGTATTACCTGCTGGCGGCCGTCGATCATCGCATCGACGACCTCGGCGAAATCGCCCCGGCCACCCCGGATCAGGCGATCTACCTCGACATCTTCGCTCGCACCTTCTGGATGGGCCTGATCATCACCGTGATCTGCCTGGTGTTGGCGTATCCACTGGCTTACCTGCTGGCGAACTTGCCGTCGCGGCAGAGCAACCTGCTGATGATCCTGGTGCTGTTGCCGTTCTGGACCTCGATCCTTGTTCGGGTCGCGGCGTGGATCGTGTTGCTGCAATCGGGCGGGTTGATCAACAGCGGCCTGATGGCCATGGGCATCATTGATAAGCCGATCGAGCTGGTGTTCAACCGCGTCGGTGTCTACATCTCGATGGTGCACATCCTGCTGCCGTTCATGATCCTGCCGATTTACAGCGTGATGAAAGGCATTTCGCCGACCTACATGCGCGCCGCGATTTCCCTCGGCTGCCATCCGTTCGCCAGCTTCTGGCGGGTGTACTTCCCGCAGACCTATGCCGGTGTCGGCGCCGGTTGCCTGTTGGTGTTCATCCTCGCCATCGGCTACTACATCACCCCGGCTTTGCTGGGTAGCCCGAACGATCAAATGGTCAGCTACTTCGTCGCCTTCTACACCAACACCAGCATCAACTGGGGTATGGCGACCGCACTCGGTGGGCTGCTGTTGCTCGCGACAGTCGTGCTTTATCTGATTTACAGCTGGCTGGTGGGCGCGAGCCGCCTGCGCCTGAGCTAA
- a CDS encoding PAS domain S-box protein yields MMRFRCLWVIGCLWFPLMGWAAAVPPAHVAQLTPKQQHWLAQQSELRVGLVLQAPYAQYDRRLQRLSGVNVDLMKWLAKTLNVELSWRNFPDLEQLEAAAREGEIDIAPGLTQTPGGLRLWQFTDPYMRVPQLVVSDQKSAGAVELEKLDSQTRVAVRMPSAIADYLHSNYPHLNLQGVPMERQALQLLAGQQAAYAVVDEAQLGRLSVEPEFTGLVVVGDVGLPQLLRVATRRDKPELAGIVESALRAIPAKDLEQLHNQWLQPKYPRLTESPGFWQNLCLLLVVLALSCMAIVFWQRRQQHNLEQRLMAAQEDIALRAASEEALRLTQFSIDQSTVGILWVNWDSHVRYANRAAEGMLGYPPGGIIDRPLIDFEPGLHMDRWLNLWKRARSSEDGPQSFETNCVRADGSILPADVSLSFLRFRDGEYLVVYLNDVTERRRALAALQESEARLQGIAANVPGLVFRLERAPVTGQIDFAYISEGSESLVGYSPATLAHRDKGLRSLVHPDDKASYHQTQDHALDTDSDWSWQGRILTRQGEQRWAEIKAITRQLEDGAYVWDGIVWDISESKRVELELASSRAQLRELSAHLESVREEEKARIAREVHDELGQMLTVLKLETSMCELAYAQLDPGLNERLGSMKRLIAQLFQLVRDVATALRPPILDAGIASAIEWQARRFEARTQIPCLVQVPDNLPVLSDAKAIGLFRILQEALTNVMRHAQAHTVELTLALEGDELCLTVADDGVGFVAAPGRPTSFGIVGMRERVLIMGGELSLESEPGEGTSLSVRVPLDAA; encoded by the coding sequence ATGATGCGTTTTCGCTGCCTGTGGGTTATCGGCTGTTTGTGGTTTCCCTTGATGGGCTGGGCGGCGGCCGTGCCCCCGGCGCACGTTGCCCAGTTGACCCCGAAGCAACAGCACTGGCTGGCGCAACAGAGCGAGTTGCGCGTCGGCCTGGTGTTGCAGGCGCCCTATGCGCAATACGATCGCCGCTTGCAGCGCCTGTCCGGGGTGAATGTCGACTTGATGAAGTGGCTGGCAAAGACTCTCAACGTCGAACTGAGCTGGCGCAACTTTCCCGACCTTGAACAACTTGAGGCGGCTGCACGCGAGGGCGAAATCGACATTGCCCCCGGGCTGACCCAAACCCCTGGCGGGTTGCGCCTCTGGCAATTTACCGACCCCTACATGCGAGTACCGCAACTGGTGGTCAGCGACCAGAAAAGCGCCGGGGCGGTCGAACTGGAAAAGCTCGACAGCCAGACCCGCGTCGCCGTGCGCATGCCCAGCGCCATCGCCGATTACCTGCACAGCAACTATCCGCACCTGAATTTGCAAGGCGTCCCGATGGAACGCCAGGCATTGCAATTGTTGGCTGGCCAGCAGGCGGCTTATGCGGTGGTCGATGAGGCGCAATTGGGGCGCCTGTCCGTCGAACCGGAGTTCACCGGATTGGTAGTGGTGGGGGATGTCGGCTTGCCGCAGCTGTTGCGGGTGGCCACGCGGCGTGACAAACCGGAACTGGCGGGCATCGTCGAAAGTGCTTTGCGGGCGATCCCGGCCAAGGATCTGGAGCAACTGCACAATCAATGGCTGCAACCCAAGTATCCGCGGCTCACCGAGTCCCCGGGGTTCTGGCAGAACCTCTGCCTGTTGCTGGTCGTGCTGGCGTTGAGTTGCATGGCCATCGTGTTCTGGCAGCGTCGCCAGCAGCACAACCTGGAGCAGCGCTTGATGGCTGCGCAGGAAGACATTGCCTTGCGCGCCGCCAGCGAAGAGGCGTTGCGGCTCACCCAGTTTTCCATCGATCAAAGCACCGTCGGCATCCTCTGGGTCAACTGGGACAGTCACGTGCGCTACGCCAACCGTGCGGCGGAAGGCATGCTCGGCTACCCGCCCGGCGGGATCATCGATCGGCCCTTGATCGATTTCGAACCCGGCCTGCACATGGACCGCTGGCTCAATCTGTGGAAGCGCGCCCGATCCAGTGAGGACGGTCCGCAAAGCTTCGAAACCAACTGCGTGCGCGCCGATGGCAGCATTCTGCCGGCCGATGTCTCGTTGAGCTTTCTGCGCTTTCGCGATGGCGAATACCTGGTGGTTTACCTCAACGACGTCACCGAGCGGCGCCGCGCCCTGGCGGCCTTGCAGGAAAGCGAGGCACGGCTGCAAGGCATCGCCGCCAACGTTCCGGGGTTGGTTTTCCGGCTGGAACGGGCGCCGGTGACCGGCCAGATCGACTTTGCCTACATCAGCGAAGGCAGCGAAAGCCTGGTGGGTTACTCGCCGGCCACGCTGGCGCATCGCGACAAAGGGCTGCGCAGCCTTGTGCATCCGGATGACAAGGCCAGCTATCACCAGACCCAGGATCATGCGCTGGATACCGACAGCGACTGGTCGTGGCAGGGGCGAATCCTTACGCGTCAGGGCGAGCAGCGTTGGGCGGAAATCAAGGCCATCACCCGTCAGCTGGAAGACGGCGCCTATGTCTGGGACGGCATCGTCTGGGACATCAGCGAGAGCAAGCGCGTCGAACTTGAACTGGCCAGCTCCCGGGCACAACTGCGTGAGTTGTCCGCGCACCTGGAAAGCGTGCGCGAAGAAGAAAAAGCGCGCATCGCCCGGGAAGTTCACGATGAACTGGGCCAGATGCTGACCGTGCTCAAACTGGAAACCTCCATGTGCGAACTGGCTTACGCACAACTGGATCCCGGCCTTAACGAGCGCCTTGGCAGCATGAAGCGCCTGATCGCTCAACTGTTCCAATTGGTTCGCGACGTGGCGACCGCATTGCGCCCACCGATTCTCGATGCCGGTATCGCCTCGGCCATCGAATGGCAGGCTCGGCGTTTCGAGGCGCGTACGCAGATTCCGTGCCTGGTGCAGGTGCCGGACAATCTGCCGGTGCTCAGCGACGCCAAGGCCATCGGCCTGTTCCGAATCCTTCAGGAAGCGCTGACCAATGTCATGCGCCATGCCCAGGCGCATACTGTCGAACTGACACTGGCGCTGGAAGGCGACGAGTTGTGCCTGACTGTTGCCGATGATGGCGTAGGATTTGTCGCTGCGCCTGGCAGGCCAACGTCCTTTGGGATTGTCGGAATGCGTGAGCGGGTGTTGATCATGGGTGGTGAGTTGTCGCTGGAGAGTGAGCCGGGTGAGGGCACGAGCCTGAGTGTGCGAGTGCCGCTGGATGCTGCCTGA
- a CDS encoding aminoglycoside phosphotransferase family protein → MPDQDVRLQHLKVWLDEQLATLFAEQGWGAVPPATLTAASSDASFRRYFRWEGGGKSFIVMDAPPPQENCKPFVDIAFLLAKSGINVPKIYAEDLERGFLLLNDLGNKTYLDVIDSENADDLFKDALQALLAFQQLPMVAPLPSYDVALLRRELELFPEWYVKRELGIEFDAAQQVLWQQVSDLLIDSALAQPKVLVHRDYMPRNLMLSEPNPGVLDFQDAVYGPVTYDVTCLFKDAFLSWPEERVHAWLESYWQQAGALGIAVQPEFEDFLRASDLMGVQRHLKVIGIFARICHRDGKPRYLGDVPRFFAYIEAVIARRPELAELDVLLASLRAGVKA, encoded by the coding sequence ATGCCTGATCAAGATGTACGCTTGCAACACCTGAAAGTTTGGCTCGATGAACAATTGGCGACCCTTTTTGCCGAGCAGGGCTGGGGCGCCGTCCCCCCGGCCACATTGACTGCGGCCAGTAGCGACGCGAGTTTCCGGCGGTATTTCCGTTGGGAAGGCGGTGGCAAAAGTTTCATCGTGATGGACGCGCCGCCGCCCCAGGAAAACTGCAAACCCTTCGTGGATATCGCCTTTTTGCTGGCGAAATCCGGAATAAATGTGCCGAAAATTTACGCCGAAGACCTCGAGCGCGGTTTTCTTTTGCTCAATGACCTGGGCAACAAGACCTATCTGGACGTCATCGACAGCGAAAACGCCGACGATTTGTTCAAGGATGCCCTGCAAGCGTTGCTGGCTTTCCAGCAGTTGCCGATGGTTGCGCCACTGCCGAGCTATGACGTGGCGTTGCTGCGTCGTGAACTGGAGCTGTTCCCCGAGTGGTACGTGAAGCGCGAATTGGGCATCGAGTTCGACGCGGCGCAGCAAGTGCTCTGGCAGCAGGTCAGCGATCTGTTGATCGACAGCGCCCTGGCACAGCCAAAAGTCCTGGTGCATCGCGACTACATGCCGCGCAACCTGATGCTCAGCGAGCCCAACCCCGGTGTGCTGGATTTCCAGGATGCGGTGTATGGCCCGGTGACCTACGACGTGACCTGCCTGTTCAAGGACGCCTTCCTCAGCTGGCCCGAAGAGCGAGTGCACGCCTGGCTCGAAAGCTACTGGCAACAAGCGGGCGCCCTCGGAATTGCGGTTCAACCCGAGTTCGAGGACTTCCTGCGTGCCAGCGACTTGATGGGCGTGCAACGTCACCTGAAGGTCATCGGTATTTTCGCGCGCATCTGCCATCGCGACGGCAAACCGCGTTATCTGGGTGATGTGCCGCGTTTCTTTGCCTATATAGAGGCGGTAATTGCTCGCCGCCCTGAACTGGCCGAGCTGGATGTACTGCTGGCCAGTCTGCGTGCCGGAGTGAAAGCATGA
- a CDS encoding alpha/beta hydrolase family protein, translated as MLPVYRLALPALCLSLILPCAFSVEAADPAPAAADKTTEEKPLERQPLPERSQEEATALERKIPVQEQQQLQAGTDTFLALWKPANSAEPKGAVIIIPGAGESVDWPQAVGPLRRKLPDAEWSSLSITLPDLQSDAIAPRVVEAAPAPKAPETASKDSTTAAPIEQVAGGEADVADKAIVESTEEQSKADAERIFSRIDAAIAFAEQQSARSIVVLGHGTGAYWAARYLSEKQPSQVEKLMMVAAQTPVTAKPELAELTPTLKLPTADIFYNDKVLDRNAALARLQASKRLKSSAFSQVSLKALPDNKAEQEQLFRRVRGWLNPQNTAD; from the coding sequence ATGCTCCCTGTCTATCGCCTGGCACTGCCAGCATTGTGCCTGTCGTTGATCCTGCCTTGCGCTTTTTCCGTCGAGGCGGCCGACCCGGCGCCTGCCGCAGCGGACAAAACCACCGAAGAAAAACCGCTCGAACGTCAGCCGCTGCCTGAGCGTAGTCAGGAAGAAGCGACTGCACTTGAGCGAAAAATCCCGGTTCAGGAACAGCAGCAACTGCAAGCGGGCACCGACACGTTTCTGGCCTTGTGGAAACCCGCCAATAGCGCCGAACCCAAAGGCGCGGTGATTATCATCCCGGGCGCCGGCGAAAGCGTTGACTGGCCGCAAGCAGTCGGTCCTTTGCGGCGTAAATTGCCGGACGCCGAGTGGAGCAGCCTGAGTATCACCTTGCCCGACCTGCAAAGCGATGCCATTGCACCACGAGTCGTGGAGGCCGCGCCGGCGCCCAAGGCCCCCGAGACCGCGAGCAAAGACTCGACCACCGCGGCCCCCATCGAACAGGTGGCCGGTGGCGAGGCCGATGTGGCCGACAAGGCCATCGTCGAAAGTACCGAAGAACAGTCCAAGGCAGATGCCGAGCGCATTTTTTCCCGGATCGACGCCGCGATCGCGTTCGCTGAACAGCAAAGCGCACGCAGCATCGTGGTGCTGGGGCATGGCACGGGCGCTTACTGGGCGGCGCGCTACCTGAGCGAGAAACAGCCGTCGCAAGTCGAAAAGCTGATGATGGTTGCCGCGCAGACACCGGTGACGGCGAAACCGGAACTGGCGGAGCTGACCCCGACTTTGAAGCTGCCGACCGCCGATATCTTCTATAACGACAAAGTGCTGGATCGCAACGCGGCGCTGGCCCGTCTGCAGGCCAGCAAGCGCTTGAAGTCATCGGCATTCAGCCAGGTTTCGCTCAAGGCGTTGCCGGACAACAAGGCAGAGCAGGAACAATTGTTCCGGCGGGTGCGGGGCTGGTTGAATCCGCAGAACACGGCGGACTGA